From Pedobacter indicus, a single genomic window includes:
- a CDS encoding TlpA family protein disulfide reductase — MRILFVLTLYFCNVAAYAQKNDIPTQLTTVDGKVFSLKDLNDKVLVINYWFLACGPCILEIPNLKAVSNEFKGNEKLYFIAITPRDEAEQLIYFKKKKDFGYHLIAKNNVWPKAHDIAIYPTNIIIKNGKIVYRSTGYNKDIKEELVIQIKNALNN; from the coding sequence ATGAGAATCCTGTTTGTACTTACTCTGTATTTCTGCAATGTTGCGGCCTATGCTCAAAAGAATGATATACCCACTCAACTAACAACTGTGGATGGGAAGGTATTTTCACTAAAGGATCTCAACGATAAAGTTTTAGTAATAAACTACTGGTTTTTAGCCTGCGGACCCTGTATTTTAGAAATTCCCAACCTAAAGGCTGTCTCAAATGAGTTTAAAGGTAATGAAAAGCTGTATTTTATAGCCATAACTCCACGAGACGAAGCGGAACAATTGATTTACTTTAAAAAGAAAAAAGACTTCGGCTATCATTTGATTGCTAAGAATAATGTATGGCCCAAAGCTCATGATATTGCAATTTATCCTACCAATATTATAATTAAAAATGGAAAGATAGTTTATCGAAGTACTGGTTATAATAAAGATATTAAGGAAGAGCTCGTCATTCAAATCAAAAATGCACTGAATAATTAA
- a CDS encoding vitamin K epoxide reductase family protein, which produces MHRFYKNLVNSEDNILNVSGSLVSAMKISVTKTSLKEALERHPDYPSMLTLSDVLKQFNIQNFAAKFSLIDLKGLPTPFIALIRPTDSDINYYSLITKVKPDTVTFISPKSKKSTRLNWEDFEKIYQGVGFVAESDEVSGQKDYVQSLKKEKRKKNGLDITLLFIPVLILIYGLYEIIFKNFQITLVPVLFNWFNLIGWIITSLLLWYDIDSSNSSLQEVCEGKGNKKKNCGSVLKSNGASVFGFTWSHIGFSFFSALLFGHLLGGIANPGSQIIVASFIVLGSFYIPFSIFYQWKILSQWCVLCLAVQAILSIQLVYVFVAGWLTQAVLIDSFPIKELFIVLLSGLAPFILTGQLMSILKQNKKYEHYKKNFLKFKFNKHIFDSLLKNQKQLVFPSENLGIKLGNPDAKYKIIKVCNPYCGPCAKAHPIIDQLLEKNKNVSVQIIFSTSNAEDNLRTKASKHLLAIAEDGNELKTKKALDDWYNAPTKDYEIFASKYVINGELKQQSSKVELMSKWCNDTGISFTPTFFVNGFQLPENYTIEDLNILFAE; this is translated from the coding sequence ATGCATCGTTTTTATAAAAATCTTGTTAATTCAGAAGATAATATTTTAAATGTAAGTGGTTCATTGGTATCGGCAATGAAAATATCCGTCACCAAGACTAGCTTGAAGGAAGCATTAGAGCGACATCCAGATTACCCCAGTATGTTAACACTAAGTGATGTTCTTAAACAATTTAATATACAAAATTTTGCTGCAAAATTTTCATTAATTGATTTAAAAGGGCTACCTACACCGTTCATTGCTTTGATTAGGCCCACCGATTCAGATATAAACTATTATTCTCTAATCACAAAGGTAAAACCGGATACCGTGACATTCATTTCGCCTAAAAGTAAAAAAAGCACTCGTTTGAATTGGGAAGATTTTGAAAAGATTTATCAGGGTGTAGGATTCGTAGCTGAGTCGGACGAGGTATCTGGTCAGAAGGATTATGTACAATCGTTAAAAAAAGAAAAGAGGAAAAAAAATGGTCTCGACATAACGTTGCTTTTTATTCCAGTGCTTATTTTAATTTATGGTCTATATGAAATTATTTTTAAAAATTTTCAGATCACCTTGGTGCCCGTTTTATTCAACTGGTTTAATTTAATAGGCTGGATAATAACATCTCTACTGTTATGGTATGATATTGATAGTAGTAATTCTTCTTTGCAGGAAGTTTGTGAGGGAAAAGGCAATAAAAAAAAGAATTGTGGTAGTGTTTTGAAATCGAATGGAGCTTCTGTCTTTGGTTTTACTTGGAGCCATATCGGCTTCAGCTTTTTTTCTGCTCTATTGTTTGGTCATCTCCTAGGTGGGATTGCTAATCCTGGATCACAGATTATCGTTGCTTCTTTTATTGTTTTAGGCTCTTTTTATATTCCTTTTTCCATTTTTTACCAATGGAAAATCCTTAGTCAATGGTGTGTTTTATGTTTAGCCGTGCAGGCTATTTTATCAATTCAACTGGTGTACGTTTTTGTAGCTGGTTGGCTCACTCAAGCTGTATTAATTGATAGTTTTCCTATTAAAGAATTATTTATTGTTCTTTTAAGCGGACTTGCTCCCTTTATTTTAACTGGACAACTAATGTCTATTCTTAAACAGAACAAAAAATATGAACACTATAAGAAAAACTTTTTAAAATTTAAATTTAATAAACATATTTTTGATTCATTATTAAAAAACCAAAAACAACTTGTTTTCCCCTCTGAAAACTTAGGGATTAAGTTAGGCAACCCTGATGCCAAATACAAGATTATTAAAGTATGCAATCCTTATTGTGGCCCTTGTGCAAAAGCACACCCTATTATAGATCAACTTCTTGAAAAAAATAAAAACGTATCTGTTCAAATCATTTTCTCGACCAGCAATGCAGAAGATAACTTACGAACAAAAGCCTCAAAACATCTCTTGGCAATTGCAGAAGACGGAAACGAATTAAAAACCAAAAAAGCATTAGATGATTGGTATAACGCCCCTACTAAAGACTATGAAATTTTTGCTTCAAAATATGTAATAAATGGAGAACTGAAACAACAATCATCAAAAGTGGAATTAATGAGTAAATGGTGCAATGACACTGGTATAAGTTTTACACCCACATTTTTTGTTAATGGTTTTCAGCTGCCAGAAAATTACACCATAGAAGACTTAAATATTTTATTTGCAGAATAA